In Juglans regia cultivar Chandler chromosome 13, Walnut 2.0, whole genome shotgun sequence, the following proteins share a genomic window:
- the LOC109004712 gene encoding uncharacterized protein LOC109004712, whose product MVQQAQFNGSPLDDPNIHLTMFLEICDTVKINGVTEDTIRLRLFPFSLRDRARGWLQSLQPRSITSWQDMAEKFHAKFFPPAKTTQLRSEIGQFKQNDFESLYEAWEIYKDLIRRCPQHGLPDWLQVQMFYNGLNGHTRTIVDDTSGGTLMLKTIEGATYLLEEMASNNYQWPIERTMAKKVARIHELEPLAALSAQVATLSHQISALTTQRIPQSAEYVVATSMTVLSNEVSQEQVQYINNRNYNYCGNPMPNYYHPGFQNHENLSYENTKNVLQPQPPPGFDSQSSEKKMSLEDAMISFIQETNARFKKTDSRLDNIETHCSNMGAAIKKNIEVQIGQLATTINAQQRGTFPSNTEVNPREQCKAIILRSGRELERKLELEEMKQTTISLQLAERSIKYPRGNIEDVLVKVDKFIFPADFVVLDMEEDQEVPLILGRPFLATGRALIDVQNEEPSTCFGVDVIKQCVEEVFQEDAPADHLERALQQDTSLSNEVERN is encoded by the exons ATGGTGCAACAAGCCCAATTTAACGGATCACCACTTGATGATCCCAATATTCATTTGACGATGTTCTTGGAGATTTGTGATACTGTAAAGATCAATGGTGTTACTGAAGACACCATTAGACTGAGattgtttcctttttctttgaggGACAGGGCAAGAGGTTGGCTACAATCTCTACAACCGAGAAGCATCACTAGTTGGCAGGACATGGCTGAAAAGTTTCATGCTAAATTCTTTCCACCTGCAAAAACAACCCAACTTAGGAGTGAGATTGGTCAATTCAAACAAAATGATTTCGAGTCACTCTATGAAGCATGGGAAATATATAAAGATTTGATCCGACGTTGCCCTCAACATGGATTGCCGGATTGGTTGCAAGTTCAGATGTTCTATAATGGATTAAATGGGCACACTCGGACCATAGTTGATGATACTTCTGGTGGAACTTTGATGTTAAAGACAATTGAGGGTGCTACCTATCTTTTGGAAGAGATGGCGTCAAACAATTATCAATGGCCAATTGAAAGAACTATGGCTAAGAAAGTTGCTAGGATTCATGAATTGGAGCCGTTAGCAGCCCTTTCAGCTCAAGTTGCTACTTTATCCCATCAGATTTCAGCTTTGACAACCCAAAGGATACCACAAAGTGCAGAATATGTTGTAGCTACAAGTATGACAGTTCTGAGTAATGAAGTGagtcaagaacaagttcaatacaTCAACAATCGGAACTACAACTATTGTGGTAATCCTATGCCAAATTACTACCATCCAGGGTTTCAAAATCATGAGAATTTGTCTtatgaaaacacaaaaaatgtaTTGCAACCTCAACCTCCTCCAGGATTTGATAGTCAATCAAGCGAGAAGAAGATGTCACTTGAGGATGCCATGATTTCCTTTATTCAGGAGACAAATGCAAGGTTTAAAAAGACTGATTCAAGGTTGGATAACATTGAGACTCATTGTAGCAACATGGGAGCTGCTATAAAGAAGAATATTGAAGTACAAATTGGGCAACTAGCCACAACCATCAATGCCCAACAAAGAGGAACTTTTCCTAGTAACACAGAAGTGAATCCAAGGGAACAATGCAAGGCCATCATACTTAGGAGTGGAAGAGAACTTGAGAG GAAATTGGAACTTGAAGAGATGAAACAAACAACCATTTCCTTGCAACTAGCAGAACGATCAATCAAGTATCCACGTGGAAACATAGAAGACGTATTGGTAAaggtggataaatttatttttcctgctgATTTTGTGGTGTTAGATATGGAGGAAGACCAAGAAGTCCCACTAATTCTTGGCCGACCATTCTTGGCTACGGGAAGGGctttaattgatgttcaaaatG AAGAGCCAAGCACTTGTTTTGGGGTAGATGTCATTAAGCAATGTGTAGAAGAAGTTTTTCAAGAAGATGCACCAGCTGATCACCTAGAACGAGCCCTGCAGCAGGATACATCACTTAGCAATGAAGTGGAGAGGAACTGA